The Acidimicrobiia bacterium sequence ACCCAGCGCCTCAAGCTGCCCTTCGGGATTGCACAGGTGGGAAAATCCTTTCGCAACGAGATAACGCCGGGCCAGTTCGTGTTCCGGACCCGCGAGTTCGAGCAGATGGAGATGGAGTATTTCTGCCGGCCTGAGGAGGCGGGGCAATGGTTCGAGTACTGGATCGAGATCCGATCTGAGTGGTATCGCAATCTGGGAATGAACGAGAACAACTTGCGAATTCGCAAACACGACGACGACGAGCTGTCGCACTACTCGGCCGGCACCGTCGACGTCGAGTATCGCTTTCCGTGGGGTTGGGACGAGCTCGAGGGGATCGCCAATCGCACCGATTTCGATCTACGGCAGCACACCGAGCACAGCGGCCAGGACCTGCGGTACTACGACCAGGAGGCAGATCTCCGCTTCTTCCCTTACGTGATCGAACCGGCCGCCGGGGCGACCCGCACAACTTTCGCGTTCCTGATCGACGCCTACGATGAAGAAGAGGTGCGCGGCGAGAAGCGGGTCGTTCTGCGGCTCGATCACCGGCTGGCGCCCTATCAGCTCGCCGTCTTGCCGTTGTCCAAGAAGCGAGAGCTGACCGAGGGAGCGGAACGGGTGGCCGCCACGCTGCGGCCGCTCTACAACCTCGAGGTCGACGTCACCCAGGCGATCGGTCGCCGTTACCGGCGTCAAGACGAGATCGGGACCCCCTACTGCATCACCTATGACTTCGATTCGATTGAAGATGCGGCAGTAACGGTGCGCGATCGGGACACGATGGAGCAAGACCGTGTGTCGATCGACCGCCTCGAGGAGTATCTGAGGACGAAGCTGACGGCCTGAGTCGCGGGTCGCGGCGCCGTTCCAATTGCCAATTGCTTTCTGCCAGTGGCGTTGGTTACCGTTCCTTCTGGAAGCGATTCCAAGCAGGTGTCCCCGTGCCGACGATCTTTGATGTGGCGCAGGCGGCCGGAGTCGGTGTAGGTACCGTATCGCGGGTGCTCAACGACAGTCCGGCGGTGAGCGATGCCACGCGGTCCAAGGTGCAAGCGGTCATTTCCGACCTCGATTACCGACCGAGTTCGCTGGCGAGGGGACTCTCCCTCGGCACCACCAACATCATCGGAGCCGTCGTGCCGAAGGTGACGCGCCCCTCTTCGATGGAACGCCTGCGCGGCGTGCTCGACGAGTTGGGCGGATCCGGCTACGACCTCGCCCTCTACCAGGTGGACGGCGAAGAACAGCGTTCGTCCCGGATCCGGGATATCGTCCGGCCCGACCGGTGTTCTGCCGGTTTGCTCATCTCATTGCGGGCCGCTCCGGACGAGATCTTGGTGATGACGCAAGCGAAGCGACCTGTGGTGACGATTGATGGTCACATCGAAGGCCTTCCGGGTTGTCACATCGACAATGTTGCCGGCGGACGAATGGCGACCGAGCATCTGCTCAGACTCGGCCACCGGGTGATCGCGTTCGTGGGAGATATCGAAGACGATCTCGGATTCAACCCGGGGGCGGCAAGGTTCGAGGGCTACCAGGAGGCGTTGAGGGGACTTGGTATTGCGCGCCGCGACGATCTGATCAAGACGGGACCGCATAGTAGGGAGAGCGCCGACGAGTTGACCCGAGGACTCTTCGGTGCATCCGATCCGCCAACAGGCATCGTGGCCACCAGCGATACGCAGGCGTTCGGAGTGATGGCGGCCGTTCGTTCGCAGGGCCTCGAGGTACCCACCGACGTCTCAGTGGTCGGGTTCGATGATCTAGAATTAGCAGGGCATCTGGGGCTCACCACCGTGCGGCAGCCTCTGTACGAATCCGGAGTGCTGGGCGCCCGAATGCTCCTACAACAGCTTGATGGACATCGAGATGGTTTGGACGTTGTGGAGTTGCCGCTCGAGGTAGTAGTGCGCGAGACCACAGCCCCACCGAGCAAAGGCTCAGCGCTTTATGGCGCATGAGCAGACCCTATTAGGGTTGGCAATTGGGAATCACCTGATTCCCGGAAGAAGGAGGAGTCATACTCCATGAAGAAAACAAGATGGATATCACTATTCGTCGCGTTGCTGCTGCTGGCAGCCGCGTGCGGCAGTGGCGACTCAACGGATACGACGGTAGCCGAGAAGCCGGTAGTCAATGTATTCGGCGCGTTCTCGGGTGTCGAGGCCACCGCGGTGCAAGAAGTCATCGACGCCGAACTCAGCTCGAAAGATTACAGCGCTGTGTACGAGGGTTCAGACAGCTTCGAGGAGCAGATCAAGATTCGGGTCGACGGCGGCAACCCGCCCGACATCGCTCTTTATCCGCAACCTGGTGCACTCGTTCAGCAGGCTGAAGCCGGCAAGTTGATTGCGCTCGAGGATCTCGGGTTCGATATGGCCGCGCTAGAAGCCACGTTCGGGAAGTACCTGCTGTCACTGGCTGAAGTCGACGGCAAGCACTACGGATTGCCGACCAATACCAACTTGAAGAGCCTCATCTGGTACCCGCTTCCCGAATTCACGGACGCCGGATATGAGGTTCCCACCACCTGGGATGAGCTGATCACCCTCAGCGACAAGATCGTCGCCGACGGCGGTACGCCCTGGTGCATCGGCACCGGAAGCGATGCAGCAACCGGATGGACCGCCACCGACTGGATGGAGGACATCATGCTCCGTACCGCGGGGTCTGATGCCTACGACCAGTGGGTGTCGGGCGACTTGCCCTTCGCCAGCCCTGAGGTGAAGCGGGCGGCGGAGCTGCTGGGCCAGATTGTCTTCACTGAAGGCTATGTGCTCGGTGGCGCAGCGGCCATCCCCGATATCGACTTCCGTGATGCGCCGGATCCGATGTTCAACAATCCGCCTAGCTGCTTCCTGCACCGGCAAGCGTCGTTCATCACCCAGTTCTTCAATGTTCCTGGTGAAGAAGAAGGCGCTTCCGGCCTCGAAGCCGGCGTCGACTACGGCGTCTTCGCCTTCCCCGACATCGATCCCGGTGTCAAGGGTGCTCTGGGCGCCGGTGAGCTGGCGGCAGTCTTCGTCGATCGGCCCGAGATCCGCGAATTCCTCAACGACTTCACGTCTACGGAAGTCCAGTGTGCGCAGGGAGCAAGTGCCGCTGGTCGTATCTCACCGAACACGAACGTCGGCGCCGACTGCTATCGCGACGACATTCTGGCCACGGCCTCGGAGGCAATTGTGGCCGCCCTCGCTACCGAAGGCTTCCGGTTCGATGCGTCGGACCTGATGCCCTCAGAGGTCGGATCCGGTCAGTTCTGGACCGGCATGAATGTCTACATGCGTGAAGGTCCCGATTCGCTCGACAAGGTGCTGGCAGACATCGACGCTGCCTGGCCCAGGTAGAACAACTGAATAGATAACCCACGAGGGGCGGCGACGGCGCCGCCCCTCGTCGTGTAGTCTCCCGCTTGCTATTCGACGGGAGGAGTAGGCCAATGGACGACAATCAACCCGGCAAGGGTGTCCTCACCTCCGACAAGCCTGTGCCGGTCGATGAGCTGGATCGCGCATCCGGCATTCTCGTTGTGCTCTACCGGATCATTGCGTCCCTGGCGGTACCGGTCGTGTCGTTCATCATCCTGTGGCTCACGTTCAACTGGCTCCGGGACTCCGACGCCAGCCGGGCGCTGCAGGTCGTGGTGGCAATCGTTGTCGGTGTCGGCGGCGTGTTTGCGCTCTTCTGGGGCATGGACTTCGTCGTCAATCAGTTGCCGGACCGCCTGAGAGAGCACGTACGCCCGTTCGTATTTGTCGGGCCGGCTCTCGTGATTCTCAGCGTGTACCTCGTGTACCCCGCCATCAACACGCTGATAATCAGCTTCAAGGACAAGTCCCAGGAGGCCTGGGTGGGGTTGGAGAACTACGGCTTCGTGTTCACCGATGACGCCATGCTCCGCTCGATTCGCAACACAGTGCTCTGGATCATCATCGTCCCGCTCATCTCGGTCGGCGTCGGTCTCGCTTTTGCGACGCTGGCGGATCGGCTCCGGCGGGGAGAGGCTGTCGCCAAATCTCTGATCTTCCTGCCGATGGCCATCTCATTCGTAGGCGCGTCGATCGTGTGGAGGTTCATCTACAGTTTCCGGCCGGAGGGCTTCGGTGAGCAGATCGGCCTTCTCAACGGCATCCTCATCCAGCTTGGCGGTGAGCCACGGGCCTGGTTGTCGTGGGACCCCTGGAACAATCTCTTTTTGATGGTCATCATGATCTGGCTTCAGACTGGTTTTGCCATGGTCATCCTCTCGGCGGCGATCAAGGCGGTCCCCGACGACTTCCTGGAGGCCGCCCGAATAGACGGCGCATCCGAACTGCAGATATTCTGGCGCATAATCATCCCATCCATCATGTCCTCGATCGTGGTCGTTTCCACGACGATGGTCATCAGCGTTCTCAAGATCTTCGACATCGTCTGGGTGATGACCGGCGGTGAGACGGGGACGGAGGTGATCGCCGAACGGATGGTGCGGTGGTTCTTCCGCAATGACCATGATGGGAGGGGTGCGGCCATCGCCGTCGTGCTCTTCATTGCGATCATCCCGATCATGTTGCTGAATGTGCGCCGGTTCCGGCAGGAGGAGGCGATCCGATGACGGCTTCGACCACGATGCTCCAGAGCGAAGTCCCGGTCAAGAAGAGCGGCTTCTTCGGCCGCCTGCTGGAACGGTGGCCTGTCAAGCTGGGTCTCCTGATCATCGTTATCTTGTGGATAATCCCGACCCTTGGTCTGTTGATCAGCTCGTTCCGATTGCCGAACCTTGTGTCTACCACCGGATGGTGGAAGGTGTTCGGCAGTTTGGCCGACACGGCCCAGTGGACCCTCGAAAACTACCGCAACGTGCTGTCGTCGGAAGGCTTCGGCAACGCGTTTCTCAACAGCCTGGCCGTGACCATTCCGGCCACGGTCATTCCGATCGCGATAGCCGCCTTCGCTGCCTACGCCTTCGCGTGGATGGATTTCCGGGGACGGCAGTGGATGTTTGTGACCGTCGTGGGTCTCCTGGTCGTTCCGCTCCAGATGGCGTTGATCCCGATCCTGCGCCTCTACAGCTCAGGAGCCTTCATCGGTGACTTCCAAATCTTCCCAGATCTGAACCTAAACGGCACCTACATGGCCGTCTGGCTCGCGCACACCGGATTCGGCTTGCCCCTGGCCGTGTATCTGTTGCGCAACTACATCGGGGGATTGCCTTCGTCGACGATCGAGTCGGCTCATATCGACGGAGCCAGCCACTTCACGATCTTCTGGAGGCTGATCGTTCCGCTGTCGGTACCTGCCCTGGCCTCGTTTGCGATCTTCCAGTTCCTCTGGGTCTGGAATGACTTCCTGGTGGCGCTCGTGTTCCTGGGTGGAACTCCCGACGTACGGGTTCTTACGCAAGCGCTGGCCGAATTGAATGGAACCAGGGGCGAAGCCTGGCACCTGCTGACGGCCGGAGCGTTCATCACCATGGTGCTGCCACTCACTGTCTTCTTCTCACTGCAGCGATACTTCGTGCGAGGTCTGACCGCAGGTTCGGTGAAGGGCTGAGAGTTGCCGAGACGGCTACCCTCGGCGGGTCATGACGACTCGCCCTGATACCGCGCTGAACCCACGTCGAAGATGGCTGGCTATTGGCGCGGCCACCGTCCCGCTGGTGTTCAGCTATGTTTCGATCGCCGCCGCCTTCACCACCGACGCCGATGGTGAGTCCCTGGTCGGACCGGGTGCGGCGGCTCTTGGTTTGGGTTTGGCCCCGTTCGTGTTCATGCTGCTCGCCTTCGTCTCGGCGCACCGGAATCCCGGTACGGCCGTGCTGAAGGCAATGGGGCTGTTCCTGCTGCTGGCCTTCCCGATCGGGGTGCTGGCACCGGCTCTTGGTGCAACCGCGGGGTACGCGGCTGGTGGAACGGTGGCACTCCGCGCAGATGAACGGTCACGGGCCAGATGGATCGCAGTGGGCTTCACCATTGTGTATGTTTTGATCCTGCTCCTGGTCGCCCCTGCCGCCGGGCTCTTCACAGGCGCGGTCTTACCCCTGCTCGCCATCGGTTTCGCAGACGAGTACGTCGACTGGAAGGCAGCGCGAGCGGAGACGGGTTGAGGCCGATGGGGCGACGTTCGAGGCTCGCTACTCGTTGACGATTCGATCTAATCCGACTCCCACCCGGTAGGCGAGTGCACCACCGACGCCGGCCATCAGCGGATTCTCGATGGCCGCTCGCAGCGGCCCGCCGCGAGTTGCCGGCGCCCAGCAATCCAAGGCTGGTATTGATGGGAGCGATCGGTTCGCTCAGTCGTTGAGAAGCAAAGACCAGTCGATCGGCTGGGTGTGATCCAGGCGGCGCTCGGCTGGAGGCATCGGGTACTTCAGCCCGTTGCCGCAGTTGAACAGGACTACCTGGTCGGACCGGTCAATCTGCCCGGCTTCGAGCGCCTGCAGGTAGGCGGCGAGCGTGGCCGCTCCTTCAGGGCTCATCAACAGACCGTCTTCGCGCGCCGCCCGACCGTGGGCTTCTTCGATGGCGGAGTCTTCGACCGCGATGGCGAATCCTCCGCTGTCCCGGACGGCTTCGAGTATCAGGAAGTCGCCGATCGCCATGGGTACCCGGATTCCCGCTGCCACGGTGTGGGCGTCTTCCCACAACTCAGCGTGGTCCGCTCCGTCTCGCCACGCCTTGACGATCGGAGCGCATCCGGTCGCCTGCACCGCCACCATGCGCGGCTTCTTGGCGCCCAGCCAGCCGATCGCCTCGAGTTCTGTGAACGCTTTCCACATGCCGATCAAACCGGTTCCGCCCCCGGTCGGATAGAAGATGACGTCGGGCACCTGCCACCCGAGCTGCTCAGCGAGTTCGAGGCCCATCGTCTTCTTGCCCTCTATCCGATAGGGCTCTTTGAGGGTGGAGGCATCGAACCAGCCCATGATTTCTTTGCCCTGTCCGACGACTCGGCCGCAGTCGTTGATAAGGCCGTTGACGCGGAACGTGCGGGCGCCCTGCAGGGCGATTTCGCGCACATTCACTTCCGGCGTGTCGTCCGGGCAGAACACGAAGGTCTCGATTCCCGCTCTACTACCGTATGCGGCCAGTGCAGCTCCGGCGTTGCCATTGGTCGGCATGGCCATCCGGGTGATGCCCAGTTCTTTGGCCATCGAAACCGCTAGCGCCAAGCCGCGAGCCTTGAAAGAGCCGGTCGGTAGACGACCCTCATCCTTGACGAGAACCTGCCCGGCACTCACCTGCTCCCCGATCCGATGGAGAGGGATGAGCGGTGTTGCTTCTTCTCCGAGAGACACGATGTTCTCGGTCCTGCGGACCGGTAGAAACTCGCGATAGCGCCACAAATCGTTAGGGCGGGCGGAGAGGGCGCCCTTGTTGAGCGCCGCTCCAAGTTGCTCGAGGTCATATCGCACCAGCAGTGGCTTCCCGTGATCGGAGAGCCCGGCGACGACATCGGCCGGATAGCGCTCCCCGGTGGAGCTGCATTCGAGATGGGTGACAAAGGTGGCTCGATCTTCGGTGAGATTCTCCGACGAATACATCAAGCCTCCTTGCTGAAGTGGCTAGGTGCTAATGGCCAATGACCAACGGCCCCACTACCCATTCACGATCTTGTCGAATCCGAATCCCACCCAGTAGGCGAGTACACCACCGACGCCCGCCACCAGCAGATTCTCAATGGCCGCTCGCAGCGGCTTGCCGCGGGTTGCCCAGGTCTTGATGACGCCCACGATGAGCAAGCCGAGCACGGCGCCGATACCGGCAATCACCATGCCGGCGTGTGGGCTGGTGACGAGAGCGAAAGGAATGACTGCCGGAGCCGATCCCAGCAGGAACAGCCCGCCCGACATTCCGGCCGCCGCATAGGCGGAGCGCCGCTCGGAATCGAGGACGCCGAATTCGAGGGCCGTCATCACCCCGAGGAGGGCGTCGTCGTTGCCGTTGAAATGCTGAACGACTTCTTCACGAAGATCGCCTTTCAAACCGAGACCCTTCAGCAGATCCCGCAACTCGTGGAGTTCGTCCTCCCGAAAGTCGCGGATGTGTTGGCGTTCGAGGTTGATCTCACCCTGGAACACTTCATCCTGCGACTTGGTTGCCATGTACTCGCCGGCAGCCATGCTGACGGCGCCGGCAATGGCGCCCGCCACCCCTGTGAGCAGGACATTGCGGGTGGCCATTCCACCACCCACGACACCGGCGACCAGCAGGAACATCGACACGAGGCCGTCGTTGACGCCGAGAATCATGTCCCGCCAGTACTGACGATGTTTGCCGAGGTGTTCTGTGAAAGCTGGTCGGTGCCGGTAGCCGGGGTCGATATCCATGATCGAGAGTGTACGTCAGGACCCGGACAGTTCCCGAAGCCTGCTGAGCTCGACCTCCGGGGTTCCCTCGGTGAAGTACGAGTGGATCGGCAGGAGATTGAGCGGTGGTGCAGACCGGGCCCGTTCGAGCGCGTTTACGTAACCCTCGGCAGTGCGATCCCATGTGTAGCGGTCGAGCACTCGCTGCCGGCCGGCCTTCGCCAGGCGATCCCACTCGGGACCGAGTGCGCGTTCGAGGCCCCGGGCTATGTCAACAGGGTCGGCTGGATCGATCAGCACGCCGTATTCGGTGCTCCCATCGACGAGGCTCTCGGAAGGCCCTCCGTTGCGGGTGGCGACGATGGCGAGGCCGGCCGCGGCGGCTTCGAGCGGAGCCAGGCCGAACGGTTCGTAGAGGGCGGTGAGTGCAAAGACGGAGCGGCGCTCCGCGAAGTACCGGTACACGGCTGACAATGAAGCCTGCCCCTGGACCCCGAAGGCGGCGACTCTTCCGGCGAGACCACCCGCCTCGACGGCGGCTCGCAGGTCCTGCAACACGCCGAGTTCGATTTCTCCTGCACCGCTATCGGAGCGAAGCGGATCGTCGAGGGCGCCGGTGATGAACACCAGGTTGGCGGCCTCTCGCAGCGTCGGGCTGGCGGCGAAGGCCTCGACCAGCACAACAGGGTTCTTCTTGGGGTCGAGTCGGCTCGATGCGACGACCACTGGAAGTAATTGGCGGTCGGGAGCGAGATCCCTGCTCAGCCGGTCATCGACGAGCCGGCGAACCTCAGCTTCTACGGCATGGCGAACGTCGGTTCCGAACACATCGAGGGCGACACCGGGCGGGATGACGGAGAAGCGCGCATCCTCTGCGGTATCGACGGCGCCCGCGTAGGCGCGATGTCCATACTGTTCGAACCGTTCCTGGGCTGTGCTGGTGATCACGACGCCCGCGTGATTCATCCCCACCCGTTCTGCTTCGAGCCGTGGGGCGAAGTGGTAGTGAGCGTCCAACTGCTCCAGGGGCATTGACCCCGTCGACATCTTGTCGAACTTCTGCGCCCCCAGGCTGTGCCCGGTGAACGTGTACGGCACGCCGACCTCGGCTCGCAGCAGAGCTGCGGCAAGGCCACCGTCTCCGTAATGGCCGGTGGCCGCCTCTGGCATTGCCCCCTCGGCCCGGTAGTGCGCAACGATGCCGGGAACCCAATCCCGGCCCAGGTACGGCCACAGGTCTTCTTTCCGTAAGAAGGCGGATGAATCGCCGCAATCAATGCGAAGGATCCGAACGCCGCCCGGATAGGCGTCTTGCGCGGCGGAGAACTCCGGCCAGGCCGGATCGTCGATGCGGCGAGTGATGATGTCGACCCGGTGTCCGAGTGCAGCGAGGGCCATGGCCACATTCTTGACGTAGACGAGCTGGCCTCCGAAGTCGGGGTGCTCGGTCCAATACGAGTCGGCAGGGTCGAAGTTGCCTTGTGGATTCAGGAAGGCCAGATGCATCAGGGAATGGTAGGCGAAGAGAACCAGTCACCCGGCCGCCCTACACTCGGATGGCGATGGCATTCATGCGCGACGACATCGAGAGAGTTCGGTCGGCGACCAACATCGTCGATCTGGTGGATTCCGTGACCACCGTCCGCAAGCGCGGGCGGGCGGTCAAAGCGATCTGTCCGTTCCATCAGGAGAAGACGGCTTCGATGTCCATCGATGTCGCCAGGGGCCTATATCACTGCTTCGGGTGTGGAGCGGGAGGCGACGTCTTCAAGTTCGTCCAGGAGACCCAGGCGCTGGACTTTTCAGAGGCCGTCGAGCACCTGGCCGCCCGTTCGGGAATCACCCTCCGCATCGACAAGGAGGCCGCCAGGCAGCGCGGCGAACGACAGGCATTGATCGAAGCCATCGAGAAGGCGGTCGAGTTTTTCCACGATCGGCTGAAAAACGCTCCCGACGCGGCCTCCGCCAGGAAGTACCTGCGCGGGCGCGGCTACGACGGGGAGGTGGTCGACCGCTTCCAGATCGGTTACTCGCCTGCGGAAACCTGGGATGCGCTGGTCAGGTATCTCAGCGGCAAAGGCGTCAACGAAAAGACGATGCTGGACGCCGGTCTGGCGGCGCGCAACCAGCGAGGCGGGTTGCGGGACTGGTTCCGCGGGCGGGTCATGTTTCCCATCAACGACATCAGCGGCTCACCGGTCGGCTTTGGTGCCCGCCTCCTCGATGGGGAAGGGCCCAAGTATCTCAACTCGCCGGAGACCCGCATCTACCGGAAGGCACAGCTGTTGTACGGCCTCGATCTGGCCAAAGCGGCAATCACCCGGTCGGGTTACTCACTGGTTGTCGAGGGGTACACCGATGTGATCGGTCTCCATCTGGCGGACCTGCCGGTGGCGGTGGCGACTTGCGGCACGGCGCTGGGCGAGGAGCACTTCGATCTGTTGCGGCGTTTCTCGGAACGAATCGTGCTGGCCTTCGACGCAGATGAAGCCGGGGTTGGAGCGGCCCTGCGCGGCGACGAACTGTCCACTCCTGCGGATCTCGATCTCGACGTCAGGGTTGCTGTGATGCCCAGCGGAGCCGATCCTGCCGACATGGTGCAGTCGGGCCGGCTCGATGAACTCCGCCAGGCCGTCGAGGCATCGCGTCCTTTGCTGGAGTTCCGCATCGATCGAGAGTTGGAACACCACAACATCGGCGAAGCCGAGGGGAGGGCGCGTGCGGTCCGTTCAGCGGCCATGCTGATCGCCCGTCAGTCAGATGAGATCGTCCGCTCCGAGTATGCCCGACGCGTCGCCAGGGCCACGGGCGTTGATCTTGGTGCCGTCCTCAAGGCGGTGCAGGAAGCGCTGCGCAGCGGAGGCCATCCGGGTCGACGCTCTGAGTCCCCCGGGCCACCGTCCGCTCCGCCGCGCTCTACGCTGTCCGGGTCGGAGCAGGCCGAACGGGAGTTGCTGCGGCTGATGCTGGCGAACGACAGTCGTCTTCCGCTCGACGCTCTGGATCTGGACCTCTTCTCGCTCGCCGAGCACCGTGCGTACTTCGAGGCGGTGTATCCGTTGCTGTCGTCGACGCCGCCCGGAACCGTCATCGACCTCGGGGCCCTTCCGGAAGGGTGGGGTGACGCGCTACGGGTGATCGTCCTTGATGAGCGCCCGCTCGATCATGACCCGAAGGCCCTCGTGCAGCGGCTGGAACGGTGGCGAACCGAGCGCAGCATCGTCGAAGTCAGGAAGCAGATCGACGCGGAGACGGCCGGATCAGATACCCATTCAAATCTCCTCCGCCAGTTGATAGCTTTGGAGCGACGCAAGAGAGAGTTGGATAGCGAATAGTGGAGCACATCGTTGAAAAGGTGATCGCCGAGCTGATGAAGCGAAGCCAGCAGCGCGGCTTTCTGACCATGGGAGAAGTGCAGCAGGAACTCGAAGAGGCAGAGGCGCCCGTCGACGCGTTCGAAGCCGTACTGGACAAGCTCCGCGGTGGCGACGTGCGCATCCGGGAAGACGGCCCGCAGGTGTCCGACACGTCGATCGCAGACGAGGAGCGCATTTCGCTCTCAGACCCGGTCCGCATGTATCTCCAGGAGATCGGCCGTTACCGCCTGCTCACCACCCAGGAGGAGGTGGAGCTGGCCATGCGGGTCGAGGCGGGCATCCGGGCCAAGCTGCACCTCGCCGAAGCAGCAGAGGATGATGACGATCTGACGACGGAAGACCGCGCCATCCTCGACCGGGAGATCCGGCAAGGTGCGCGAGCCCAGAAACAGCTCGTCGAGTCGAACCTCCGACTCGTGGTTTCCATCGCCAAGAAGTACGTGGGTCGGGGGATGGCCCTGCTCGATCTGATTCAGGAAGGCAATCTCGGCTTGATGCGCGCCGTCGAGAAGTTCGACTATCGCAAGGGCTTCAAGTTCTCCACCTATGCGACC is a genomic window containing:
- the dnaG gene encoding DNA primase codes for the protein MAFMRDDIERVRSATNIVDLVDSVTTVRKRGRAVKAICPFHQEKTASMSIDVARGLYHCFGCGAGGDVFKFVQETQALDFSEAVEHLAARSGITLRIDKEAARQRGERQALIEAIEKAVEFFHDRLKNAPDAASARKYLRGRGYDGEVVDRFQIGYSPAETWDALVRYLSGKGVNEKTMLDAGLAARNQRGGLRDWFRGRVMFPINDISGSPVGFGARLLDGEGPKYLNSPETRIYRKAQLLYGLDLAKAAITRSGYSLVVEGYTDVIGLHLADLPVAVATCGTALGEEHFDLLRRFSERIVLAFDADEAGVGAALRGDELSTPADLDLDVRVAVMPSGADPADMVQSGRLDELRQAVEASRPLLEFRIDRELEHHNIGEAEGRARAVRSAAMLIARQSDEIVRSEYARRVARATGVDLGAVLKAVQEALRSGGHPGRRSESPGPPSAPPRSTLSGSEQAERELLRLMLANDSRLPLDALDLDLFSLAEHRAYFEAVYPLLSSTPPGTVIDLGALPEGWGDALRVIVLDERPLDHDPKALVQRLERWRTERSIVEVRKQIDAETAGSDTHSNLLRQLIALERRKRELDSE
- the rpoD gene encoding RNA polymerase sigma factor RpoD, whose product is MEHIVEKVIAELMKRSQQRGFLTMGEVQQELEEAEAPVDAFEAVLDKLRGGDVRIREDGPQVSDTSIADEERISLSDPVRMYLQEIGRYRLLTTQEEVELAMRVEAGIRAKLHLAEAAEDDDDLTTEDRAILDREIRQGARAQKQLVESNLRLVVSIAKKYVGRGMALLDLIQEGNLGLMRAVEKFDYRKGFKFSTYATWWIRQAVTRSLADQARTIRVPVHMVETINKLAQIQRTLLQELGREPTIEEIAFELEVDPTRVTELRQIAQDPVSLETPLGEEEDSTLGDFVEDTEAVVPVEAAAFKLLQEYMGRALEDLNERERTVLIMRYGLDEGAPRTLEEVGGHFNVTRERIRQLETKALAKLRHPARSKRLEGFLDE